The following proteins are co-located in the Desulfobacterales bacterium genome:
- a CDS encoding lmo0937 family membrane protein translates to MLWTIAVILVILWLLGLVSSYTIGGFIHILLVIAVIVVLVRLIQGRRIL, encoded by the coding sequence ATGTTGTGGACGATTGCTGTAATACTGGTAATCCTGTGGCTTCTGGGATTGGTGAGCAGTTACACGATCGGAGGTTTCATCCATATCCTGCTGGTGATTGCTGTTATCGTCGTGTTGGTCAGGCTCATTCAGGGTCGCAGAATTCTGTAG
- a CDS encoding BON domain-containing protein: protein MKKRNRVLGYFVLLILIATFVACASTSKQGSAGEYVDDSVITTKVKSLLAADNFLKSFQIGVETFKGTVQLSGFVDSAQASARAVEIVNSVKGVKAVKNSLVVK from the coding sequence ATGAAGAAGCGGAACAGGGTACTCGGCTATTTTGTCCTTCTAATTCTCATCGCCACCTTTGTGGCCTGTGCATCGACATCCAAACAGGGAAGTGCAGGGGAATACGTTGACGATTCGGTCATTACGACCAAGGTCAAATCTCTGCTTGCGGCTGATAATTTTCTCAAGTCCTTTCAGATCGGCGTCGAAACTTTCAAGGGCACCGTTCAACTAAGCGGCTTCGTGGATTCCGCACAGGCCTCCGCCAGGGCTGTGGAAATAGTGAACTCGGTCAAGGGGGTTAAAGCGGTTAAAAACAGCCTTGTCGTGAAATGA
- a CDS encoding coiled coil domain-containing protein — protein sequence MKDKRKAYEEKIDAQLKEWNSQIALLKAKAENAKADAKIDYYKAIDALEEKQNKARTKLQELKTSGDEAWEVVKAGAEKVWSEVKAAYHNAASRFK from the coding sequence ATGAAGGACAAAAGAAAAGCGTACGAAGAAAAGATCGATGCACAGTTGAAGGAATGGAACTCGCAGATCGCTCTGCTCAAGGCCAAGGCGGAGAATGCCAAGGCCGACGCGAAGATCGATTACTATAAGGCCATCGACGCCTTGGAGGAAAAACAGAATAAGGCCAGGACCAAGCTGCAGGAGTTGAAGACCTCCGGCGATGAGGCCTGGGAAGTTGTCAAAGCAGGTGCGGAAAAAGTCTGGTCGGAAGTCAAGGCCGCCTATCACAATGCGGCCTCACGGTTCAAATAA